One genomic region from Equus caballus isolate H_3958 breed thoroughbred chromosome 4, TB-T2T, whole genome shotgun sequence encodes:
- the RNF32 gene encoding RING finger protein 32 isoform X3, translated as MLKNKGRSSKRDTLAVTAVALQDHILQDLQLRNLSVADRSKTKVQKENQTKCVKGSARSLTDTGLKRLTWDPAAEDPEREYVLDPKPPPLTLAQKLGLFEPPPLPLSSNEWEKVKQRSIVQGDSMQPCPICKEEFALRPQVLLSCSHVFHRACLQAFEKFTNKKTCPLCRKNQYQTRVIHDGARLFKIKCATRIQAAWRGHVVRKWYRELRKTVPPTDAKLRRRFFEEKAFET; from the exons ATGTTAAAAAATAAG GGTCGTTCCTCTAAACGAGATACCTTAGCAGTCACTGCCGTTGCTTTACAAGATCACATTCTGCAGGATCTTCAACTGCGAAATCTCTCAGTAGCAGACCGTTCCAAGACAAAGGTGCAAAAGGAGAACCAAACCAAGTGTGTGAAAGGGAGTGCGAGATCACTAACAGACACTGGCCTTAAAAGACTGACCTGGGACCCTGCGGCGGAAGATCCAGAAAGAGAGTATGTGCTTGATCCCAAACCGCCACCATTAACTTTAG CACAGAAGTTGGGCCTGTTTGAACCTCCCCCATTGCCACTATCATCAAATGAATGGGAAAAAGTGAAACAAAGATCCATCGTGCAAGGGGATTCCATGCAGCCGTGCCCGATATGCAAAGAAGAATTCGCGCTTCGCCCCCAG GTGCTGCTTTCATGTTCCCACGTGTTTCACAGG GCATGCCttcaggcttttgaaaagttcaCAAATAAAAAAACCTGTCCTCTCTGTAGAAAGAACCAGTATCAAACCAGGGTGATTCACGACGGGGCCCGGCTCTTCAAAATAAAGTGTGCGACCAG GATCCAAGCCGCCTGGAGGGGACACGTGGTTAGAAAGTGGTACCGAGAGCTGAGGAAGACGGTGCCTCCCACCGATGCCAAGTTGAGGAGAAGATTCTTTGAAGAAAAG GCTTTCGAGACGTGA